From Streptomyces zhihengii, the proteins below share one genomic window:
- the topA gene encoding type I DNA topoisomerase produces MSPTSETAQGGRRLVIVESPAKAKTIKGYLGPGYVVEASVGHIRDLPNGAAEVPEKYTGEVRRLGVDVEHDFQPIYVVNADKKAQVRKLKEQLAESDELFLATDEDREGEAIAWHLLEVLKPKVPVHRMVFHEITKDAIRAAVANPRELNKRMVDAQETRRILDRLYGYEVSPVLWKKVMPRLSAGRVQSVATRLVVERERERIAFRSAEYWDLTGTFSTGRTGDASDPSSFSARLNTVDGQRVAQGRDFGSDGRLKSAQVLHLDEANARSLAAALEGASFAVRSVESKPYRRSPYAPFRTTTLQQEASRKLGFGAKATMQVAQKLYENGFITYMRTDSTTLSDTAVTAARAQVTQLYGADYLPDKPRTYAGKVKNAQEAHEAIRPSGDRFRTPAETGLTGDQFRLYELIWKRTVASQMKDAVGNSVTVRIGGRAADGRDAEFTASGKTITFHGFMKAYVEGADDPNAELDDRERRLPQVTEGDALSAEEITVDGHATKPPARYTEASLVKELEEREIGRPSTYASIIGTILDRGYVFKKGTALVPSFLSFAVVNLLEKHFGRLVDYDFTAKMEDDLDRIARGEAQAVPWLRRFYFGEGDAAGAASEAGNGDGDHLGGLKELVTDLGAIDAREISSFPVGNDIKLRVGRYGPYVERGEKDAEGHQRADVPDDLAPDELTVEHAEELLAKPSGDFELGTDPVSGHQIVAKDGRYGPYVTEILPEGTPKTGKNAVKPRTASLFKNMSIDTVTLAEALKLMSLPRVVGTDAEGVEITAQNGRYGPYLKKGTDSRSLENEDQLFSITLDEALAIYAQPKQRGRAAAKPPLKELGTDPVSERPVVVKDGRFGPYVTDGETNATLRTGDSVEDITPERGYELLAEKRAKGPAKKTAKKAAKKAPAKKTAAKKTTTAKKTAAKKTTTAKKTATATKKAAASAKSSTATDE; encoded by the coding sequence TTGTCCCCGACCAGCGAGACCGCACAGGGCGGCCGCCGACTCGTGATCGTCGAGTCGCCTGCCAAGGCGAAGACGATCAAGGGCTACCTCGGCCCCGGCTATGTCGTCGAGGCGAGCGTCGGGCACATCCGCGACCTCCCGAACGGCGCCGCCGAGGTGCCGGAGAAGTACACGGGTGAGGTGCGCCGCCTCGGCGTCGACGTCGAACACGACTTCCAGCCCATCTATGTCGTCAACGCCGACAAGAAGGCTCAGGTCAGGAAGCTGAAGGAACAGCTCGCGGAGTCCGACGAGCTCTTCCTCGCCACCGATGAGGACCGCGAGGGCGAAGCCATCGCGTGGCACCTGCTGGAGGTCCTCAAGCCCAAGGTCCCCGTCCACCGGATGGTCTTCCACGAGATCACCAAGGACGCGATCCGCGCTGCCGTCGCCAACCCGCGCGAGCTGAACAAGCGCATGGTCGACGCCCAGGAGACCCGCCGCATCCTCGACCGCCTCTACGGCTACGAGGTCTCGCCGGTCTTGTGGAAGAAGGTCATGCCGCGGCTGTCCGCCGGCCGTGTGCAGTCCGTGGCGACCCGGCTCGTGGTCGAGCGGGAGCGGGAGCGCATCGCGTTCCGCTCCGCCGAGTACTGGGACCTGACCGGCACCTTCTCCACCGGCCGCACCGGTGACGCCTCGGACCCCTCGTCCTTCTCCGCGCGCCTGAACACCGTCGACGGGCAGCGTGTCGCGCAGGGCCGCGACTTCGGCTCCGACGGCCGGCTGAAGTCCGCCCAGGTGCTCCACCTCGACGAGGCGAACGCCCGGTCGCTGGCCGCCGCCCTGGAGGGCGCGTCCTTCGCGGTGCGCTCGGTCGAGTCCAAGCCGTACCGCCGCTCGCCCTACGCTCCGTTCCGTACGACGACCCTCCAGCAGGAGGCGTCCCGCAAGCTCGGATTCGGCGCCAAGGCGACCATGCAGGTCGCGCAGAAGCTGTACGAGAACGGCTTCATCACCTACATGCGTACGGACTCCACGACGCTGTCCGACACCGCCGTGACGGCGGCGCGCGCGCAGGTGACCCAGCTCTACGGCGCCGACTACCTGCCGGACAAGCCGCGCACCTACGCGGGCAAGGTCAAGAACGCCCAGGAGGCGCACGAGGCGATCCGCCCCTCGGGTGATCGTTTCCGCACCCCCGCCGAGACCGGGCTCACCGGTGACCAGTTCCGGCTGTACGAGCTGATCTGGAAGCGGACCGTCGCCTCCCAGATGAAGGACGCCGTCGGCAACAGCGTCACCGTGCGCATCGGCGGACGTGCCGCGGACGGCCGCGACGCCGAGTTCACCGCGTCCGGCAAGACGATCACCTTCCACGGCTTCATGAAGGCCTACGTGGAGGGCGCCGACGACCCGAACGCCGAGCTCGACGACCGTGAGCGCCGGCTGCCGCAGGTCACCGAGGGCGACGCGCTGTCGGCCGAGGAGATCACCGTCGACGGCCACGCCACCAAGCCGCCCGCCCGCTACACCGAGGCCTCGCTGGTCAAGGAGCTGGAGGAGCGCGAGATCGGCCGCCCGTCGACGTACGCGTCGATCATCGGCACGATCCTCGACCGGGGGTACGTCTTCAAGAAGGGGACGGCGCTCGTCCCGTCCTTCCTCTCCTTCGCCGTGGTCAACCTGCTGGAGAAGCACTTCGGCCGGCTCGTCGACTACGACTTCACCGCGAAGATGGAGGACGACCTCGACCGCATCGCACGCGGTGAGGCGCAGGCCGTGCCGTGGCTGCGGCGCTTCTACTTCGGCGAGGGCGACGCCGCCGGTGCCGCCAGCGAGGCGGGCAACGGCGACGGCGACCACCTCGGCGGCCTGAAGGAACTGGTCACCGACCTCGGCGCCATCGACGCCCGGGAGATCTCCAGCTTCCCCGTCGGCAACGACATCAAGCTGCGCGTCGGCCGCTACGGCCCCTACGTGGAGCGCGGGGAGAAGGACGCGGAGGGCCACCAGCGCGCCGACGTCCCGGACGACCTCGCCCCGGACGAGCTCACCGTCGAGCACGCGGAGGAACTGCTCGCCAAGCCGAGCGGGGACTTCGAGCTGGGCACCGACCCGGTCAGCGGGCACCAGATCGTCGCCAAGGACGGGCGCTACGGCCCGTACGTCACGGAGATCCTCCCCGAGGGCACTCCGAAGACGGGCAAGAACGCGGTCAAGCCGCGCACCGCGTCGCTCTTCAAGAACATGTCGATCGACACGGTCACGCTCGCCGAGGCGCTGAAGCTGATGTCCCTGCCGCGGGTGGTCGGCACCGACGCCGAGGGCGTGGAGATCACCGCGCAGAACGGCCGCTACGGCCCGTACCTGAAGAAGGGCACCGACTCGCGCTCCCTGGAGAACGAGGACCAGCTCTTCTCCATCACGCTGGACGAGGCCCTCGCGATCTACGCGCAGCCGAAGCAGCGCGGCCGGGCCGCGGCCAAGCCGCCGCTGAAGGAGCTGGGCACCGACCCGGTGAGCGAGCGTCCCGTGGTGGTCAAGGACGGCCGCTTCGGTCCCTACGTCACCGACGGGGAGACCAACGCCACCCTGCGCACCGGTGACAGCGTCGAGGACATCACGCCGGAGCGCGGCTACGAGCTCCTCGCCGAGAAGCGCGCCAAGGGACCGGCCAAGAAGACCGCGAAGAAGGCGGCCAAGAAGGCGCCCGCCAAGAAGACCGCGGCGAAGAAGACCACGACGGCGAAGAAGACCGCCGCCAAGAAGACGACGACGGCCAAGAAGACCGCGACCGCCACGAAGAAGGCGGCCGCGTCGGCCAAGTCGTCCACGGCGACGGACGAGTAG